AGTACCGATCGGACCCAACCTATCACCAGAgaaaaccccaactaaaccttgggtttactttttgggtatcattggggtttactatgggtttactttttgaaaatttgggtccactcggggtttacttttggtttaTTCTTGgcattttgaaattgtttttgaggtcaactgaagtgtgaagcagaccagTATTTTAATCTTActatcctactgcctgtaattcctaccccttgtgtattccgaatacacagttagcatCTGCtctcaggggtatacttctggccgggtttactctctgtgtccattctgggtttattttgggtttactctgggtccactcaagtaaacccaaagtaaacccagagtaaacccagggtttagttggggtttactttctgttaggttgggtttgatcggtactgtacatttaattttgacGGAATGTGGAACCCAATATAATGTGCAAATAATAATTTGAATCACTACGGAAAGAAAATTATTCTGTACTTGAGCCTGATTTTTTATTAAGATAACTCATAAAAGTTAAATGCACCTCAATGCCAATTAAATATACTCAAAATACCATGGTCAAAAGGAAGTTAGTCTGCACGTcatgtgtttatatttttacagtTGTATTCCattgtttataaaactttacaaaGCCATCATCCTGCCTGCTTCCGTTATAatacattttctataaatattcataaaatgacGCTAAGAATATTATGTACAATCAAATCTATAATTtttcccaaaaaaataaaaaatgaaaatatgatttttttatttattgaaagattAAATCAAATTCGTTTTCACTTTGGCCGGGTTCGATACTCTAAAAATAAAGCTTAATGTAgctataaatgaaatattatcgAAAATGCTTTTAAACCAACGTTTTGCAAAATGCGTTATAAAAAATCGAGAATCtctatgttttaaaatcattgtacatgtacatatataggctttgttttaaaatgaaacaccATACAATTTAGCAAATGGGATAAAATTGGCTTACAGAACATTCAACTTGAAACAGGAAATTATCATGCGTGATGAGTGTTTTAAAGTGTCATCCATTTTTTCAGCCATCGATAATTTATCTTACGCCAGTCAGATACTAACTATGTGCAAGAGAAATCTTGAAACTGCGAAGTATGTAATTTATTCTTAGtactgtattatatattttgaccATATGTTGAATCTTtgatacattttgtttttattccttttataGATTATTTGAAGAATGTTGTTATGGTCATCAGTTTAATGGGACACATTGTTATAGtaagtttattttgtaaatgtattgatCTTGTACTgatctttgttttaataacaatattaatttattgCCACACAggtaaatttacattaaatttgcaaatatgtttcctatatgaacctatagaatagcgaagacgttcaattctgtataaACTTTTTCATAATGTCATaatgatcatagcacgcgcttatcgcttagattattgtaaacataaaatctaggtaattttaacagttctgaacgATTTGTCTTTCTCAATcgcaaatatacatgtaagtaatgaACAGCAATGATAAAATGTTCACCGGTATACGAAGTTGGTTGgaacgtgatcaaatctactgagAAGCCATTCTGGCTTCACATGAGTTGATCACATGACCAATCAACTTCATATACcagtgaacatttttaaatatctgttcattatttaaataaactacATTAGGTTAGGAGAGCTTTACAATGTCAGTTTCTGAATAGTTCATGCTAACTTTATAGTCaatgtgtatataaaaaataacctGTAATTAATCCTACTTTtaagtttctcaaaatttttagtTTGTGCAGATGGGTTTACAGGTCAGAAATGCGAGACTCCTTGTGATGGACTTTTTTATGGTTATCTCTGCAGCAATTCGTGCGAGTGCCCTAAAAAACATTGTCATCATATATATGGATGCAGTGCAAGTatgatatcttttatttcaagtgattgatgttaatattttattttgtacgaacatatattttcaaaattttatctttaagaTGAAAGTGTGGTTTCCAGCACGGCAGTTTATACGACAGAATTATTTGAATCGTCTGAAGCTACGACATCATATCTCATGGAGTCTACACGTTTCTCAGAAAGTACTACAAGAGAATCCCAAACGACAGGAAACCATTATGAAATTACAAACGTTATCTTTAGTAATGTTAGCGAAGAGTTTCAAAGCGATAGAGTAATCATTTCCAGTGTTCCACCAGTAACCACATCGCCGAATTTACTTGATAACAATACCCTCATCATAGCGATTGGTGGACTTATAGCATTTTTCCTTTGCATACTCAGCATACAGGCTTGTGTTAAACTGTATGCATGTATCcgtcgaaaatcaaaatcaaaacggATTACTGAGAAAACTGATTCGGCTATAGACGAAGAAACATATGACAATATAAACGAAGCTATGATGACAGCAATAAGTAAAGCCGATGACCCCCAGCAGCAAGGAAAATACTACCAACTGAAGACTTTAAACAAAGATACAAGTATGCCATATCATAAAATTGATAACACATTAGAACGCCGATCCGCCGAAAATCTCAATATAGAAATGAAAGATGAATTGCACTCTTCTTTAATCAGTAATGATTCGACTGGTAGTAGTAGTAATTCATACCTGAAACCTAGGACTAACAAACACGAAAAACACAACTACATTGAAGTTCTGGACACCGCTTCAGCAAATGACGAACTTGTGAAAGACTGTATAGAAGTTCCTGACCATGACGCATCATTTCCAAACTATTTAGAGCCAATTCACAGCCAACATATAGATGGAAACGGTCAAAACTCTCTTGTTCAACGTGACAGTACCTACCAAGATGTGATCAATGAAAAGCCATTAGAAGATACGTATCTTGATGTTGTTCATTGCATAGAAACGGGAAATAACCCATGATTATACTGAAGGGTCACCTTCAGATAGTtttattaaagtttatattATCTAAGCAACTTCCTTGTATGTTCATTTAAGTAATAACCTAAAACTTGTgttcttaaatatatatcaacatgtgatatgaatatcatttttgtgaagaaaaaCTCCATGTTTAAAAGATGTataacagaaaattatatgatttacataaaattgattaaattaattGGTAACGCgctaaaaaagaatttaatttagATAATATGCAGTGTGCAGTGATTATTATTTTACAGTCGATGAACACATAACACCTTTTGGCCGAACACTTAAGGCCAATTGCATATTTACCCTTTTGTTCTGATTAAAAAACAAGATGAGTAGAAAAAGTATTTTGCTGGAAGATATATGTTAACAAGTGTCCCTCTCCCTAATCccttttaattttcatgaacCGTTTATCTACCTTATCTATAACACCCACCAGCAAAACTGTTCAATGAGGCTtgtatttatactttaattttaaaccatTAAAAATCGCAACTGATGtgtgtaatttgtaattttatttgacccttAGTTCAATGAAAAACTTTTGTTTGCTTTATGAAATTCctttacatatgtacatatatttggatacaatgaaatataaatatgttgtttttttcaacTTGGTTAATTAACAGATGAAGGGAGACAAATTACTTTCCTACAATTTTACAACGCATGACATTTTAAATGTACGAAACGTTTTACTTAAGcttatcaacaaaaatattttaatgaagcaGGGTATAATTTTGTCTACCcttcatattttgatgaaatttcgtGTGTCGAGTTTAATTTATGTATCAATCATAATgattgtaagacaaaaaaaatattcaccttCCCAATTTTTTCAAAGGATGTgtcaaaagttatattttttttactataaaatCCATAGAAATTGAAACTGGAGTTTAAAAAGCGCTAAAGGATttattgcaaattaaaaaaaaaaaagaactgatCAATAGGGAAGATGGATTTCCCggaaaaaatcacttttgaaaattaattttttgggtAACTTTCTATCGTACATATTCCTAAATGTTTGGAATTTGCATTTTGAACCTATTATATTGCTCTtgcaattttattattcatctTTAAAGTTGGCATTTTCTCAGTTAAATGGTATATTTCTGCACTGTTTTTGGCCTAGATACCCTATAGGACCAGACTGCccattaaaaaatcttatatattttgataggttttgtTCGAAGGAATAAATTAAGATTGAATTTTCTTAGGTGAACCCCAGCCCGGCCGGGTCGAACATTgcgaaaaaacaacaaaaaattaagaaactgATTTCTATCATAGTGGTCtatattattttctaaaagTGTAAGTCTTGGATAGCTCACTAGGCTAAGGCGCTagcaaataaaagataaaaaaaacgcTATGTCCCACACATGACGTTTTAGTGCCCTGGTTCGATTCCATCTGTGGTCATAGttttttgtcttcttttttttaatttttaaataaatgtcattaataaacaccgttttatttttgtttgatgcAGATTCGTGCATCTTGTTTATTTAACGTCGAAATTCACATTTGCTCTTTTAATTAAAGATATCTATGAAAAAagtatatacttgtatatacatgtaaatgcaatcAACCCAAACTATACCCTAGTGTAAGCACGCTTTGTTTGAGGACAAAAATCATTCACTCTGTATTACTCGAGACAGATGACAcgtaaaataaaacatgcaaAGCAAAACTGTTGCTTTTGTCTTTCTAGAACATCTGTAGAAATAGTACAATTGTGGGAGAAGTACTGCAATGTAGTTGCAGTTCGTTCTTTGCAAAGAAAGTCTGCACTGGTGACATTTTAACCCAAACTGCTGGAGGGAGgtttatagataaaataaaaataagggtGTGTCAGTTACAGATTTCCGTCCCCTGGCCATTCCCGCATCAGGAACGTCCCCAAAGGATGCAGCTGCTAATACGTACGGAAAAGAGTTCagttaaataaacattgaatGATGTTAGTTTCGAACGCCTCGTAAAGAATCATTCTACATCTACAAACATCATTCTTCCTGTTATTTTTGTTGGAAAGTCTAAGGCAACGTGCATTATTTGTCGCAAAGAGCCAAAGAGTGTGCGACATTTGAAATTGTGACACGCGAGACTTTCTGATAGTTGCTAATACGTCCTTAGTTGTAAATAAACGCATATAAAGAACGTGTTTCGTATTAaagaatgtaaaataaaaacaaaaattttcaaaaaatgttcattactGATACTACTCGGACAACGACTTTGAAACTTGTTTTTCAATGATTGTACGTTATGAGAACTAGAACATTAAAGTTTACTGTGTATGGCCAAAAATCGAGATGTGGACCAGAAATCGATATGCTTTTTGTAAAGACAGAAACCAATACAGTTCCTATAGGTaaattcttttgtatatgtagtAAACAAGTTTTCCTTTTCACATTTTCCCCATGCATCCTTTATTTTTGCCCTCGGGATTTCTTTTGCTTTTAAATATATGACAAATATTCTAAAAAGGCATttaatggtgaaaaaaaaaattacctctTGGTTCGGGTCAGGAGTTATATCATATATGACCCCCCTTCCCCATAATTTAGCATATTGCGGTATATATTTGctttgaaaaaatgttgttttaattaacaaaaaaatactttttaaataaacatttcaatCTTTCTTTTGACGTcctattaatattttctttaacacTGGATACACTTCCGCCTCAAAAACATGAGCAAGATTTACTCTTTTCTTCGGCATTTTGCATAATTACTAAATGATATCAGAAAACGATGACGCGTAACTGCTAATATAACATTCTGCCCAATTAAGATCATGCATTTACAATTTTACGACTCAAAAATGTTACATACgtataatgttaattttgtataaaaacacaATACAAAGAAAGTTATAACTCTTCATCTACGTCTGCATTGATATAGAAGATGCGCAAAGGTAAGCGCGTGCCTAGTGTACTCGGCCTCgtaaatttcctttaaaaagtaCACTTTGGTATGCTTTTGtcgatatatttatttatttttaatattttgactgATTTCCAGAGTGTGTAAATGCATTCAGTTGCATTGatctttgaatgaatttttgGTCTGTTAGGCCACGGtaaagttttcattcaaattcttaattttttgtaaGATCATTAATGATTTACAATCATTCAAATtaactagagccgagctcgttgcaagtaacgaggaggtcttccgttacagCTTCAAGTCAAGAATGGATTGTCACTCGGTCTTAATAAAACCACctcccttctccttacacttgtCAGGGTCTTATAGATATTGATAGGAGGACTTTTCACAATACCTTAACTTCTGACCAATCAGGGCTTTAGAAAATCACTTTGAACTAATGTAACACCCAGACTGCAGAGTATTGAAGAGTTAGATCTCTCGTAAACACAGATAAAGGCATGTTTGTGATAAGTTGGGGATATATTTAGACACGAAAAGTATTGACTGCGACTTTAAAACACTATTACTCACAGAGATCTATTCCCTATAAGCAAAATGAAAGCGGGTATGCGTGTCTTCATGTGAAGCTTCGCAGCGCAGTTAAAGCTGGAATTTGGAGGCGGGGCTTATTTTGATCAACTTTGAACTCATGAATTTTCATTAGATATATAATTTAACGTCAATAACATCATTCTAATAATGGTAGTTGATTAGTTTTTGGATTTAGTTTCTTGTTGAAGAGGGTTTAATCAAATATCAAACCCCTCATTGCACAATCATGATCattatttacttacatgtattttcaatgaaaacgtAAATTGTCGTTTGGTTCCGATCCGCTCTCTTCCGAAGTTTGTATCGATCCGTGACGCGACGACTATTTTTAGCTGCTAGCAAAATGGCAGGCATGTGCGCCGAGATGTTGAGGATTGATACTATGCGTGTGGATGTCGAACTATGCAGGACATATGGTAAGTATTGGACAAATCATTCAATAAACTAACACAAACAGTatgataaaaaatgtgatgtacGGATCGAGATGTGTTTTCCTACGACCACATGTTGTAAATAATTATGaagttttattacttatcaaCGCACTAGCATATCATTTTGTTACACAAACGATAATACATCAATACTTTATttgcatataattttaaagaatattttaaaagcatttaaatCCCACTTAGCTTGTTAAAAACATCTTGgacaaaataaatgtcaatGGCGATTTATCAGCTTTTCCCCATCAGACATTAAATTTAACCTGAATGCACAACCTTCCAGTTCCACATTGATTATTTATCAGCGAcaccatacatgtatcaatgtagATGATAAATAGTGCTACTGTTTTAGATTGTTGGTATATTTACATGGACTGGTATATGATCAGTAAtttgttttttgcatgtgtaccaattaattaaaaaagaaatcatttttactcTGACAAATTGCTCTAAGTATCACTTCTGACTGCTGATCCATGTGGCTTCAAGTAAAAATGTCACTATTCAGcttgtttactttgaaataaagaagccttaatatttatttagaattaatttcaatataaccGTGTGTCACAATTATACTACCagtatatgtaaaattatgGTCTAGAATAAAAAAGATGATACAATATAGGTTAATTGCTCTGAGAATTATTATCTCTAATATTGTACTGTTTTGCTGATCTGACTTAACTATCAACATGATCAgggtttttttaacatgtttaatttatCAGAACAATTTTCtaatgaaattatttgtcaGGCGCGTTGACTGTCCTTGCAGacaattaaacaaattttcaaagcaATACAATTATCCTTGTTAGGTAGCATTACAATATTAATAGCTACAACTAGATTGTCATCACCTTCATTCAACGCGCATCATGCAAATACGGTACACCTTGCTTTCAATGACAAGGGTCAGTCATAACATTTCGTTGAAACTAATCTGGATCCGGAGTTAACGCAGCTATGCCGATTCAAAGCTTTTATGTAGTGCACtgtaaaattttgactttatttgtttaaattggCCGGAATACATAACCAAGAAAGAAAAAGAGTGACAGCTTTGAGGTTTCAAAATATGAGGTGCTATTTTTGTCTTTCACGCCTTTATTAGCTAATCACCAGCCTCAAAGACTGCATACTGATCAACTATTACTTGTATCGCTGCATAAAATTGGAGTTCAAGTCTAAAAAATTGGTAATTTGATGATTTCATTTACGCCGTAGCTTATACATTGTACTTTATATGTAAACTCCTATACTACTTGTGTTGTGTAGAAGAGGTGAAAGATGCGGGGTACCCGTGTTATAGTGTTTGATTCCATATGCTCTATGCTCCAGTGTCTCATTACAATCAACTGCTTCAGCCCCTTAACTGAATTCATCCaaatacatttcaaatgtttttggtaagatttaaaaatacaatgccttatatatatatatatatatatatatatatatatatatatatatatatatatatatatatatatatatatatataaatataaatatatatatataaaagcactaaaaataaccaacgacacgaacaataaagtaatatattgtcaaattttcgggacaacccgtcccttcttcaggacaacaaaatgaaaactacataagaaagaagaaaaacatctacaaaactaaactaaataatatataaaaactagataatgttaaaacaccggatcaaaacgtggcagctacatctttatatttaagaattcgAGCCCAATAAAGAAAAATCCCGTCCGACGCAGCGGACGGTCTGTGAAGGAGTGCTGAGAGATAACGCGAACGAATTAACTTGCTAATTGGGGGTTGCTGTTAATTAAGTTGTACTAGTAAGATAATTCGTAGTGAAAGTTTGTAGGAAAGATTGGCCCTGTAAAAGACCacataaataatcatgaatgtaaaaactaatggaagtgaaataaagaaaaagaacaaaaccgATTAAGGAAATAgctaataatttgaataaataacatgattaatagtttgtacatggaccgaaaaagatgaagatggtgatattgctacgaaaacaaatcagtacttagttgatgttcattttggtgAAGTCACTTAATTTGTTAATGCTGTCAGGGCGGAATGACTTCAGTCTATGCatccaaaatttttctttattttttctctccgcATCTGTCCAGTTAGGGTTGTGATCAATGACCAAAACCATCATGTCCTCCCATTTGTGACcatctaaattaaaatgttccccgacgggttctttaattttcttagttttgatggTGGAACGATGCGCCTACGGAGGTCTCCTGTTTCCCCTACGTATTatttctgacaaaatttacaattgatgaGATATACACAATTGTCAGTACGA
The nucleotide sequence above comes from Magallana gigas chromosome 2, xbMagGiga1.1, whole genome shotgun sequence. Encoded proteins:
- the LOC105334850 gene encoding uncharacterized protein isoform X1, with the translated sequence MRDECFKVSSIFSAIDNLSYASQILTMCKRNLETAKLFEECCYGHQFNGTHCYICADGFTGQKCETPCDGLFYGYLCSNSCECPKKHCHHIYGCSANESVVSSTAVYTTELFESSEATTSYLMESTRFSESTTRESQTTGNHYEITNVIFSNVSEEFQSDRVIISSVPPVTTSPNLLDNNTLIIAIGGLIAFFLCILSIQACVKLYACIRRKSKSKRITEKTDSAIDEETYDNINEAMMTAISKADDPQQQGKYYQLKTLNKDTSMPYHKIDNTLERRSAENLNIEMKDELHSSLISNDSTGSSSNSYLKPRTNKHEKHNYIEVLDTASANDELVKDCIEVPDHDASFPNYLEPIHSQHIDGNGQNSLVQRDSTYQDVINEKPLEDTYLDVVHCIETGNNP
- the LOC105334850 gene encoding uncharacterized protein isoform X2; the protein is MRDECFKVSSIFSAIDNLSYASQILTMCKRNLETAKLFEECCYGHQFNGTHCYNGFTGQKCETPCDGLFYGYLCSNSCECPKKHCHHIYGCSANESVVSSTAVYTTELFESSEATTSYLMESTRFSESTTRESQTTGNHYEITNVIFSNVSEEFQSDRVIISSVPPVTTSPNLLDNNTLIIAIGGLIAFFLCILSIQACVKLYACIRRKSKSKRITEKTDSAIDEETYDNINEAMMTAISKADDPQQQGKYYQLKTLNKDTSMPYHKIDNTLERRSAENLNIEMKDELHSSLISNDSTGSSSNSYLKPRTNKHEKHNYIEVLDTASANDELVKDCIEVPDHDASFPNYLEPIHSQHIDGNGQNSLVQRDSTYQDVINEKPLEDTYLDVVHCIETGNNP